One window of the Candidatus Chryseobacterium colombiense genome contains the following:
- a CDS encoding patatin-like phospholipase family protein, producing MKKTTILSLDGGGIRGIITCIILRYMEEQLQLHDHPAAKLGDYFDLVAGSSTGGLIASIILCPDEHRKAKYSIQKGLELYAEKGGDIFQVSFWERLVNPFGLLNEKISQEALENNLNDFFGNLELKELIKPCLITSYDIENRRAKLFNSWNAHLSTDNFYVKDVCRATSAAPTYFTPVQIRSMYGQIFSLIDGGMFANNPSLCAYAEARKIPFAEVLKNHQKANHPSVNDMIIVSIGTGIEAKSYSFKKLQKAGKIGWVNPIIDILMSANAETVDYQLCQMFQTLGIRNQKNYYRLNPSLKNASPAMDNVKRSNIENLVQAGLQYIDDNKEILNQIVQKLIKNKI from the coding sequence ATGAAAAAGACAACCATTCTTTCTTTAGACGGTGGCGGAATCAGAGGAATTATCACTTGTATTATTCTGCGTTATATGGAAGAGCAGCTGCAGTTGCATGACCATCCTGCTGCAAAACTTGGCGATTATTTCGACCTTGTTGCGGGAAGCAGCACAGGGGGGCTGATTGCGTCTATTATTCTATGTCCCGATGAACACCGGAAGGCAAAATATTCTATCCAAAAAGGATTGGAATTATATGCCGAAAAAGGGGGAGATATATTTCAGGTATCTTTCTGGGAGCGTCTGGTGAATCCTTTCGGGTTGCTGAATGAAAAAATCTCACAGGAAGCCCTTGAAAATAATCTAAATGACTTTTTCGGAAATTTAGAGCTTAAGGAACTCATAAAACCATGCTTGATAACCAGCTATGACATCGAAAACAGAAGAGCCAAATTATTCAACTCATGGAATGCTCATTTAAGCACTGATAATTTTTATGTGAAAGATGTTTGCAGGGCCACTTCTGCTGCACCAACTTATTTTACACCGGTTCAGATCAGATCAATGTACGGACAAATCTTCAGTTTAATTGATGGTGGAATGTTTGCCAATAATCCTTCACTTTGTGCTTATGCCGAAGCCAGAAAAATTCCTTTTGCCGAAGTATTGAAAAACCATCAGAAAGCCAATCATCCAAGCGTAAATGATATGATTATTGTTTCGATCGGAACCGGAATTGAAGCGAAATCCTATTCTTTTAAAAAGCTGCAAAAAGCTGGTAAAATCGGCTGGGTAAATCCTATTATTGATATTTTAATGTCGGCAAATGCTGAAACTGTAGATTATCAGCTTTGTCAAATGTTCCAGACTTTGGGAATAAGAAACCAAAAAAATTATTACCGACTAAATCCTTCGCTAAAAAATGCTTCTCCAGCAATGGACAATGTAAAAAGATCAAATATTGAGAATCTGGTACAGGCTGGACTGCAGTATATTGATGATAACAAGGAAATACTGAATCAAATTGTCCAAAAACTGATTAAAAACAAAATATAA
- a CDS encoding M15 family metallopeptidase: MDKITIQRIEKLHPFVREEVKQIIKECDEVLTGRAKVRITQGLRSFEEQEKLYAIGRITSGKKVTNAKAGQSIHNYGLAVDICLIIDGKIASWDTVKDWDNDQVADWYECVKIFAKHGWDWGGNWKTFKDLPHFEKKNIPTQKGLVKTSWRTLIKMPRDKENYVIF, translated from the coding sequence ATGGATAAAATAACGATACAGAGAATTGAAAAACTTCATCCCTTCGTAAGAGAGGAAGTGAAACAGATTATTAAAGAGTGTGATGAAGTCTTAACCGGGAGAGCCAAAGTAAGAATTACACAAGGCTTAAGAAGCTTTGAAGAACAGGAAAAACTGTATGCCATCGGAAGAATTACTTCAGGAAAAAAAGTAACCAATGCCAAAGCCGGACAAAGCATACATAATTATGGACTTGCTGTTGATATCTGTCTGATCATTGACGGAAAAATAGCAAGCTGGGACACCGTAAAAGACTGGGATAATGACCAGGTTGCCGATTGGTACGAGTGTGTGAAAATTTTCGCAAAACACGGCTGGGACTGGGGCGGAAACTGGAAGACTTTTAAAGATCTTCCCCATTTTGAAAAGAAGAATATTCCAACCCAGAAAGGTCTGGTGAAAACGAGCTGGAGAACGTTGATTAAAATGCCCCGTGATAAAGAAAATTATGTGATTTTTTAG
- a CDS encoding DUF4113 domain-containing protein yields the protein MYALVDCNNFFVSCERTLDPDLENKPVVVLSNNDGCVVSRSKEAKDLGIPMAAPAFKYKELFKEYDVKSFSAKFELYNAKSQEVINIAKSYVVEHEVYSIDELFLNLTGFKYINIYDYCVEIKDKIKKEVNIPVSIGIAPTKTLCKVANRIVKKDPERFNGVFALDTPEKIEKALKWLNIGDVWGIGRRLTVKMQDNGVFKAWDLLQKPEMWVRNIMGIHGVRMVNELKGIRQLELDAPSPKKSIAVTRSFMEMLTKKEEVRERVETFGMYCSERLRKQNTCCKMVTVFVQTNRFRKDLPEYRKAMTQILPNPTNSSILIGRVVNELFEAIYKDGFHYKRAGVFVNDFVPEDQRQISFFEEDIQNQHLPVMKAMDAMNKKFGKDKVRLGSMSGQNTFGRAKLSPEYEAFLKNNTLPEANFRFH from the coding sequence ATGTATGCTTTAGTAGATTGCAACAATTTTTTCGTTTCCTGTGAAAGAACGCTGGATCCGGATCTCGAAAATAAACCCGTTGTGGTACTCTCCAACAACGACGGGTGCGTTGTGTCCAGAAGCAAGGAAGCAAAAGATCTTGGAATTCCGATGGCAGCTCCGGCTTTCAAATATAAAGAGCTTTTTAAAGAATATGACGTAAAGAGCTTTTCTGCAAAATTTGAATTATATAATGCCAAAAGCCAGGAAGTGATAAATATTGCCAAATCATATGTGGTAGAGCATGAGGTTTATAGTATTGATGAGCTATTTTTAAATCTTACCGGGTTTAAATACATCAATATATATGACTATTGTGTTGAAATTAAGGATAAGATTAAAAAAGAAGTCAATATTCCTGTAAGCATAGGAATCGCTCCTACAAAAACGCTTTGTAAGGTTGCCAACAGAATCGTAAAAAAAGATCCTGAAAGATTCAATGGTGTTTTTGCTTTAGATACTCCTGAAAAAATTGAAAAAGCTTTAAAATGGCTGAATATTGGAGATGTTTGGGGAATTGGAAGACGTCTTACTGTTAAAATGCAGGATAATGGAGTTTTCAAAGCCTGGGATCTATTACAGAAACCGGAAATGTGGGTTCGCAATATCATGGGAATTCACGGAGTAAGAATGGTGAATGAACTGAAAGGAATCCGCCAGCTGGAACTGGATGCTCCGTCTCCGAAAAAATCGATTGCGGTGACCAGAAGTTTTATGGAAATGCTGACAAAAAAAGAAGAAGTTCGGGAACGTGTAGAAACTTTTGGGATGTATTGTTCGGAGCGTTTAAGAAAGCAAAATACCTGCTGTAAAATGGTGACGGTTTTTGTGCAGACCAACCGTTTCAGAAAAGACCTGCCCGAATACAGAAAAGCGATGACCCAAATCCTTCCTAATCCTACCAACTCTTCAATTTTGATAGGGAGAGTGGTGAATGAACTATTTGAAGCCATTTATAAAGATGGTTTTCATTACAAAAGAGCAGGTGTTTTTGTGAATGATTTCGTTCCTGAAGATCAAAGGCAGATCAGTTTTTTTGAAGAGGATATTCAAAATCAGCATTTACCGGTAATGAAGGCAATGGATGCCATGAACAAAAAATTCGGAAAAGATAAAGTACGCCTCGGAAGCATGAGTGGGCAAAATACTTTCGGACGCGCAAAATTATCTCCGGAATATGAAGCATTTTTAAAAAATAATACGCTTCCTGAAGCCAATTTCAGATTCCACTAA
- a CDS encoding YdeI/OmpD-associated family protein — protein sequence MEKYNTKVDEYIENSQDFAKPILNHIRETVHETCSHTEETIKWKFPTFMYKGKILCSMVSFKQYCSLGFWLHHEMKTLKNIETDVEQTNMFSLGKITKIEDLPSKPLLKKMILEAIELTDMGVTMKKAAPLKTETEVPDYFQNALKQNKKASEVFAKGSPSFRKEYINWLTEAKTEATRNKRMEQAIEWLSEGKARNWKYMKK from the coding sequence ATGGAAAAATACAATACAAAAGTTGATGAATATATTGAGAATTCTCAGGATTTTGCAAAACCTATTTTAAATCATATTCGTGAAACCGTTCATGAGACATGTTCCCATACGGAAGAAACCATCAAATGGAAGTTTCCCACTTTTATGTACAAAGGAAAAATTCTTTGCTCTATGGTTTCGTTTAAACAGTATTGCAGTTTGGGATTTTGGCTTCATCATGAAATGAAAACGCTTAAAAACATCGAAACCGACGTTGAGCAAACCAATATGTTCAGCCTGGGAAAAATTACAAAAATCGAAGATCTTCCCTCAAAACCATTGCTTAAAAAAATGATTCTTGAAGCAATAGAACTTACCGATATGGGGGTTACCATGAAAAAGGCAGCTCCGTTAAAAACAGAAACTGAAGTTCCCGATTATTTTCAGAATGCTTTAAAACAAAATAAAAAAGCATCAGAAGTATTTGCCAAAGGTTCTCCATCATTCAGAAAAGAATATATCAACTGGCTTACAGAGGCCAAAACAGAAGCTACCCGAAATAAACGAATGGAACAGGCTATAGAATGGCTTTCTGAGGGAAAAGCGAGAAACTGGAAGTATATGAAAAAATAA
- a CDS encoding serine hydrolase, which yields MIIFFYFITGIIALAIIMYLSGYAYLFNGISKTYLRGKSSANIDDGKLFSSNLIATKTPELWEEAPEYNKTTLPKNIVDDLTQSNTASFLVVKNGKLVHEQYWNGYNQLSKTNSFSMAKAVTVMLLGKALEEGKIKSIDDKFSDYFEEFKHKEFGDQLTLRNLAQMEAGLNWDEDYKNPFLPNAKAYYGKSLIDATFSRNFKENPGTKFEYQSGSTQLLGFAVRKAVGQSLASYLSEKFWIPLGMEQNAEWSTDDSGMEKTYCCIHSNARDFAKLGQLFLDNGRAYGEQILNLNFINQMKTPTKKSEDIYGMGFWINNDNPIKHYYFLGLQGQYIIMIPEHNMVIVRTGSYNNLPKTDRGRPDQVKFLVNETVSLFQ from the coding sequence ATGATAATCTTCTTCTACTTCATTACAGGTATTATTGCTTTGGCGATCATCATGTACCTTTCAGGGTATGCCTATCTTTTTAATGGAATTTCAAAAACCTATCTGCGCGGGAAATCCAGTGCCAATATCGACGATGGTAAGTTATTTTCCAGCAACCTCATCGCCACAAAAACACCAGAACTTTGGGAAGAAGCACCAGAATACAACAAAACAACATTACCGAAAAACATAGTTGATGATTTGACTCAGTCTAATACCGCTTCTTTTCTTGTCGTAAAAAACGGAAAACTGGTTCACGAACAGTATTGGAACGGTTATAATCAGCTTTCAAAAACCAATTCTTTTTCTATGGCTAAAGCAGTCACTGTAATGCTTTTAGGAAAAGCTCTGGAGGAAGGTAAAATAAAAAGTATTGATGATAAATTCTCCGATTATTTTGAAGAATTTAAGCATAAAGAGTTCGGAGATCAATTGACGCTTAGAAATTTAGCCCAAATGGAAGCAGGTCTGAATTGGGATGAAGATTATAAAAATCCTTTTTTGCCCAATGCAAAAGCGTATTATGGAAAGAGTCTTATTGATGCTACTTTTTCAAGGAATTTCAAAGAAAATCCGGGTACAAAATTTGAATATCAGAGCGGTTCTACCCAACTTTTAGGATTTGCCGTAAGAAAAGCCGTCGGTCAATCGTTAGCAAGCTATTTATCAGAGAAATTCTGGATTCCGTTAGGAATGGAGCAAAATGCAGAATGGAGTACTGATGACAGCGGAATGGAGAAAACCTATTGTTGTATTCATTCTAACGCAAGAGATTTTGCAAAACTGGGACAATTGTTTTTAGATAATGGGAGAGCTTACGGTGAACAGATCTTAAATCTTAATTTTATTAATCAAATGAAAACTCCGACTAAAAAATCTGAGGATATCTACGGAATGGGATTTTGGATTAACAATGACAATCCCATAAAGCATTATTATTTCCTGGGACTTCAGGGACAATATATCATCATGATCCCGGAACATAATATGGTCATCGTAAGAACAGGAAGCTACAACAATCTTCCCAAAACCGACAGAGGAAGACCGGATCAGGTGAAATTTCTCGTGAATGAAACCGTATCATTATTTCAGTAG